In a genomic window of Desulfovibrio sp. JC022:
- a CDS encoding glycosyltransferase family 39 protein, translated as MRYEKRPFIWDIMEANPWLSVLLILFLQSIFTMDYRSLWFSDEVRYADVYHQMKDAGHWLVMYLNGVAYPDKPPVYFWFLSLIDTLTPADGISVFFLGSALSAAFFLLSTVSFARTLGCGRKTSLAAGLVLLSNIFFIGIAHYSRMDLLFGGFILWANICLFKGFQNRDSGKYFIWAFAFMGIATLTKGPLGLIFPLLTASCFLIWKGRLKLLRNKGLLKGLGILLAILLAWVVGALIVDGSSFIHNIFYKQIYQRAVSSFHHEEPFQYYLIAFPLAWLPWTLAIFAVPLKKIFNIDHWVEVTADRKNNANDGRDWAWLMFISGFVLLTCLSIKVLIYILPLFAPLAMLTARGLLGEDGQEPAINSKKLWTAIAGFYLLLAVATPFAEVLIPFDITLNGLSFTVLIMGVAGLGLLALKKSGAYKGLLVMTAAMVLWLQPLALMTLPSLDPLMSPRQTGEIMKEYVQEGSYPLAHKIYSGIFSFYAGTNIHETSEIDEIEQVLAEEDNVILVMQKKYYDRWENRPDGIAVIHEQFISDRPYLLIKK; from the coding sequence ATGCGCTATGAAAAAAGACCATTCATCTGGGACATCATGGAAGCCAATCCGTGGCTTAGTGTCCTGCTCATTCTCTTTTTGCAGTCCATCTTCACCATGGACTACCGTTCCCTGTGGTTTTCCGATGAGGTCCGCTACGCCGATGTCTACCATCAGATGAAGGACGCCGGGCACTGGCTGGTCATGTATCTGAACGGCGTAGCCTACCCGGATAAACCGCCCGTGTACTTCTGGTTCCTGTCACTGATCGATACCCTGACCCCGGCGGACGGCATCAGTGTATTCTTCCTCGGTTCGGCTCTTTCTGCGGCATTTTTCCTGCTTTCCACTGTCAGCTTTGCCCGCACTCTGGGCTGTGGGCGCAAAACATCCCTTGCCGCCGGACTGGTGCTGCTAAGTAATATTTTCTTCATCGGCATTGCCCACTATTCAAGGATGGACCTGCTCTTCGGCGGCTTTATTCTCTGGGCCAATATCTGTCTATTCAAAGGATTCCAGAACCGCGATTCCGGTAAATACTTCATCTGGGCCTTCGCTTTCATGGGCATAGCAACCCTGACCAAAGGGCCCTTGGGACTTATCTTTCCCCTGCTCACCGCTTCCTGCTTCCTGATCTGGAAAGGCAGGCTTAAGCTCCTGCGTAACAAAGGCCTGCTCAAAGGGCTGGGCATCCTTCTGGCAATCCTGCTGGCCTGGGTTGTGGGCGCGCTCATCGTGGACGGCTCTTCCTTTATCCACAATATCTTTTACAAACAGATTTATCAGCGTGCGGTAAGCTCTTTCCATCATGAAGAACCTTTCCAGTACTACCTGATCGCCTTCCCGCTGGCATGGCTGCCGTGGACTCTGGCTATCTTCGCCGTGCCGCTGAAAAAAATCTTCAACATCGATCACTGGGTAGAAGTCACCGCCGACCGCAAAAACAATGCGAATGACGGTCGAGACTGGGCTTGGCTTATGTTCATCAGCGGCTTTGTGCTGCTGACCTGCTTGAGCATCAAGGTACTGATCTACATCCTGCCCCTCTTCGCTCCCCTTGCCATGCTGACCGCGCGCGGCCTTCTTGGTGAAGATGGACAAGAACCGGCTATCAATTCCAAAAAGCTCTGGACTGCTATAGCCGGATTCTACCTGCTTCTTGCTGTGGCAACCCCGTTTGCAGAAGTGCTCATTCCCTTTGACATCACCCTGAACGGACTTTCCTTCACAGTGCTGATCATGGGAGTTGCAGGGCTGGGCCTGCTCGCTCTCAAAAAATCCGGCGCGTACAAAGGACTGCTGGTCATGACTGCTGCCATGGTTCTCTGGCTCCAGCCGTTGGCCCTGATGACCCTGCCTTCACTTGATCCGCTCATGAGCCCCCGCCAGACCGGTGAAATCATGAAAGAATATGTCCAAGAAGGCAGTTACCCGCTGGCTCATAAAATATACTCCGGCATTTTCTCCTTCTACGCCGGAACCAATATCCACGAGACCAGCGAGATCGATGAGATTGAGCAGGTTCTCGCTGAAGAAGACAATGTAATTCTGGTCATGCAGAAAAAATATTATGACCGCTGGGAAAACCGCCCTGACGGAATCGCTGTAATCCACGAGCAGTTCATCTCTGATCGACCTTATTTACTGATAAAAAAATAA
- a CDS encoding response regulator: protein MSRSKNILFIDEDKAQLEMLDKQLSAMKKRWQVNYASNKDEVMTLLRTKPFDIIAMELQVDGFEGDELLEEIRTRQPGSIRFIISESVNSENCLKFVKYAHQFITKPYQKSELIGKIKKSLRLKHIFLNERAAKGIASIEELPTMPELFMELERELSKDDVLISSIGKMIGEDMSMTAGLLKLVNSPFFGLYSKVTNPEQAVTLLGLDNLKGLVLGIHLFNSAGSNKIDFSIEKLGEHCQYTALMARAIIKAEGGSNELAEHTFLAGFLHDIGKLVLSTSYAEEYGTILSIVRDANIPVQEAEKDILGFTHAEVGAYLLAIWGFDEDIIEAIYCHHEPQRLGSVDLSPAVAVHVANSFDHELRVTNVDYAPHLLSAEWLEQNEFSIKLPEWLQICAELMEDETGEV, encoded by the coding sequence ATGAGCCGCTCTAAAAACATACTTTTCATTGATGAAGATAAAGCTCAGCTTGAAATGCTGGACAAACAACTGAGTGCCATGAAAAAACGGTGGCAGGTTAATTACGCGTCAAACAAAGACGAAGTCATGACCCTGCTCAGAACAAAGCCCTTTGATATAATCGCCATGGAACTTCAGGTGGATGGATTTGAAGGTGATGAACTTCTTGAGGAGATCAGAACCCGCCAACCCGGAAGTATACGATTCATCATATCCGAATCAGTAAATTCGGAAAACTGCCTGAAATTTGTCAAATACGCCCACCAGTTCATAACCAAGCCGTATCAAAAATCGGAATTAATCGGGAAAATAAAGAAAAGCCTGCGTCTTAAACATATTTTCCTTAACGAGCGTGCAGCAAAAGGAATTGCTTCCATTGAAGAGCTTCCCACAATGCCGGAGCTCTTTATGGAGCTTGAAAGGGAGCTGAGTAAAGATGACGTACTGATCAGCAGTATCGGTAAAATGATCGGCGAAGATATGAGCATGACCGCTGGACTGCTCAAACTTGTAAATTCTCCCTTTTTCGGCCTTTACTCCAAGGTAACCAACCCGGAACAGGCTGTCACCCTGCTGGGGCTGGACAACCTCAAAGGGCTGGTGCTCGGAATTCACCTGTTCAATTCAGCAGGGTCAAACAAAATAGATTTTTCAATCGAAAAACTGGGTGAACATTGTCAATATACTGCGCTCATGGCCCGCGCCATTATCAAAGCGGAAGGCGGCAGCAACGAACTTGCTGAACACACCTTCCTAGCCGGATTCCTTCATGATATCGGCAAGCTGGTCCTCTCCACATCCTACGCTGAGGAATACGGAACTATCCTGAGTATCGTGCGTGATGCAAATATTCCGGTTCAAGAAGCAGAAAAAGACATACTTGGCTTTACTCACGCAGAAGTTGGAGCGTACCTGCTGGCTATCTGGGGATTTGATGAAGATATTATCGAAGCCATTTATTGCCACCACGAACCGCAACGGCTGGGCAGTGTAGACCTGAGTCCGGCGGTAGCTGTCCATGTAGCCAATTCATTTGATCACGAACTGCGAGTCACTAACGTTGACTATGCCCCGCACCTGCTTTCGGCAGAGTGGCTTGAACAAAATGAATTCAGTATCAAGCTTCCGGAATGGCTGCAAATATGCGCAGAACTCATGGAAGACGAAACCGGTGAAGTATAA